The following DNA comes from Theileria parva strain Muguga chromosome 3 map unlocalized ctg_531, whole genome shotgun sequence.
atttgtaattcaGTGTGTTTAATTTCAGGTGAAATGAATATTATATCATCACAAGTTTTAAGTACATTGACCCTATGTATTGTCCAAAAATCAGATAAactcttaaaattaacaaagtTGTTGttcgaaaattttaatcaatcAATTGGTTGTAATAAAGatctaataatatacaccAAAAACTCCAGAATAAGCGAATCTACACATGGCCTTTTGTATGAAAGGGACGGTAACTTTGACCACATTAATCCTAAGTACTTTGGTTACGATGATGTTTATAGACCCAGTCCACAGTTTGGATCTGGATACTTTAAGTTTGTGATTAGCAGAGTGTTCACTGTCATTGTACTGGTGGTTCTATTCATATTCATAAGGACTAGATTTGACAGATTTGTCAATACAGATATCTTTGGCAGATACTTGATCAAGGTAGATTCCAACATTGGTAGGCTTAGGGAGGTACTTCACAACAGACTGAGTCACAGCGTTAGGAACATTAGCAGGATGGGAAGTCTTGACGATCTGCTAGGTGACATGTCGGAAGGTGATGTTGGTCATAACCTAGTCTTTCATCATCCAGAGCGGTATCAAGATGTCATTGATAATATGGGTATGGCTGACATGGGCCACTATGATGCTATGTCTGATATTGACACACTGTCTGATACATTCACAGATACTAGCTTTGATGGAACCACTAAGGCTGTCCAGGAGTCCAGGAGAAGAAAGGTTGGTTTCTACATCCTCATCATTGTGTTCTCACTTCTGTCCGCACTGTATCTGAACTTTGTAGTTAGAGACCTATCTGTAATGCTACAGCTAGATCATACCACCTGGTCTTACTTCATTAGCATAACGGTGTTGATGGGCATGATCATTAGTCTAGTGGTTAAGTATTGTGTGCACCTGTATGATTTTGTGTATGTGCTGGAGAACTACAGTAATAAGCTGACCAAGATTGAGAGCTTCGTCGATGACAGTTTTGGAGGAGTCACTGGTAACCTAACTTACACATCTAAGTTCGTCCTGCTGTTCCAACTGATGAGGAGTATGAAAACTGACCTGGTATCTCTGTTTAGTATGAACTATCCATATCAAATTCCTGCACACAGTCTTATGAAGAATAAGGTATATCCTTACAAGGACATGACTGGTGGCATGGAGAGAATGATGACATGTGAGAACATTGAGTGTATTAGGAGAATGGTCCTGGATTCTATTGGCACACCAGAATCCATGGATCTGCAAAATGTTCTTGACTTCGTGTCATATGTTACTGTCAGGAACACAGCTGAGTTTGATCAGTACCGTGGTTACTTTAGTGGCAATGAACGGTATCTGGCTTGGAGACTTGGGAAACTTCTGGGTCACAACTTCTTCCTACTGACCTATGGCAGATACTCATGCATGCTTGAGATGGATCACAGGATTAGGAAACTCAGGATACCAAGCGCTCAGTTTCTTAACTGTCAGTTCCTATGGCAACTATTTGGTAATTATGAATCTGACCTCATATCTCTGAAGTGTCTGGGTGTAGATTCAATAGGCATTCCACTAACTCATGTACAGAAGGATGTCCTCAAGAATAAGTTCGCGGATGAGTACCTTGATGCGTTCAAAAAGTACCAAGATTTCTTGATCAGAAAACTTCATATTAAAGCCTCTAAGTGTTATGACTCACCCAGCTGTTACTTTCCATATCCAGAACTCATCAACGGTACACTGGACAGGGACAAAGTAACTAGGCTCACAAGAGAGTACTTTGGTGACAGCAGCAGGAGACTAAGCCTGTCACTGCCTACAACTAACTGTGATGTTACCAAGAAGGTTGTTAACGGAAAAGGTGCTGAGTCACCTGGTGTTTCAGTTACTCAGTTCTGTGATCATTGGTTATATATGAGACTTGGTTGTTGTGAGACTGAGGATTGTGAGAAGGGAGTCAGATTCGCTCACGACCTGATAATGTCAAAACTAAACGGTGACTCTGATGTATTTGAGTCAATCAAGGATACCGTCGCTAGTCTTAAGCTGAGTATCCTGAATACAGAAGAGACTTATGAGACACCAGAGGATATCCACGTACCCGTGAAGTCTTCAGAGCATAGATCACTGAAGGACTATACTTACAAACTTAATGAGTTTAGATATCAGACAACAGATACCTACCAGGATACAGTTCTTGATTACCTGAACAGATACATGATTGAGACTATGACTAATAGGGAGAAAATCATGGTGCCACTAGGAATATTCCTTACCTGGTACGGAATTCCAGTATGTGAACAGCATTTAAGAAATATGGGTAAATTTCAATATCTGATATGAGAAACAGTGGTTAATGCAGTTTAAGATTTAAGATTTCagatttaaatgtttaagATTTAAGATTtgtaaagtattttaattttcaatgTAGTAAAGATTGACATATACATTGTAGcatatagtatattatagttaatgacttttgtcatttttaaaatgttattacAGTtgttaaaacaaaataattttatgaatttaataGGTTACAATTGTGTACTAATTCAGAGCTTGATCATCTGCGATTAAAAATGGTTTATACCTTTTATTACTACCAACTGAATTTAACTTGTTTAACAAGTCAGAatggttaaatttactatcaAGCTGATTAACACTTTCCTCCATTTTCTTCCGTTTGAGAGATAATCGTtgatttatagtatttagtTGTTGTCGGTTTGCATTTTTCTTAGCTTTGAACTGTTCGATTTGACCGTCTAAACTATTTCTTTCAATGGAAAGCATAGTCATTCTATCCTTGTAATCATTTAATTGTGATTCTAATTGTTTGTACCTGTcctttttattatcaagATCCCTATtcattttgttaatttcgtttttaagattatttaacttttgCTCTCTGGAGTCTAAATCAAGTTTCCTTTTATTTAATCTTGtttctaatttttctaaCTCCAGTTCTCTAGCTTTAATCCCCAGTTCTTTATTTCTCAATTGAGACGTTAATTCACTGAATTCATcttctttatttttaaaatcaaaaagTGGCTGTTTCAAATGATCAAGCTTCTTTTCAGAGTCGTCAGAAATGTTTCTCAGTGTTGATTCACTAAGTATATTAGGGTAATTAATAGTTAAATCGGGTTGAGATTGTGATAAATCAAATTGTCTAGACTTGGTCAGTAGGTCTCTCTCAAGAGTGTTTAATCGGTTTCTCTCAATATTTAGGTTTTGCTTCTcatcattaatttttgacCATTCAAGGGAAATCAACTCCTTCTGTTTCTTCAAATCCTCATCCTTGAGTTTCATTTGATCAGCGAGCTTTGTAGTGTATTCCACAACGTCTGAAGCCTCTTTTAATTTACGTTCCAGTTCAAACGACTTAGATCTCAAGGTTTCCTCAAGATTGTCCCTTTCTCTTCTCAGATCATTCTCCTTCTCAGCTAACCTTTTCTTAATGGATTCAATTTGTTCGTTCTCTTCAGAGATTCGTTGGTTATGATGACGTAGCTCCGTTTGAATCCTTTCTTTTGTTAAAGTAAATTGTTCTTGTTGggattttatattttcagTCAGTCTCAAGATTGTGTTTTCTAGCTTTTCAAGTTCTTCCTTTTTCGAGGTTAAAGCTCCAGTGGTTTCAGAAACCATCATCTCCCTACGTTTCAAATTCTCTAAACCAGTTTCATATTCGGCTCTTTTCTTCTTACAATCAATTTCCAGAGACTGGAACTCTTGAATCTTTTGTTTCAGGTCATCTTGAGCCAGTTCAAGCTTGTGGTATAGGGTAGAAATCCTATTCTGTCTATCTTGTAGGTATGCTCTATAGTAATCAAGTTGTTCTTGTTGGAAGGAGTGTTGATTCATGGCTTCAGCTAATCTGCTCTGCTTCTGCTCAAAATCTTCATATTTGTTTCTAAGATTTTGTCTTTCAcgttgtaaaatattagttttgCGATCTAAATctatctttattttattcaagtGTCTTTTTGCGCCACATTTGCAATTTAACCTTTCGTCTGTTAAAAGGGAAGAGATATTTTTTGGTGTGTTTAACAAACTTTGGTGTTCATCCTTGTTGTTGAAAACACCGTCGTTTCTCTGTGCGTTCGAATAGTCTATATCAGCCATTGAAAGAATTTCAGAATTTAATTCATGGTTTCTCCAAACACATTGACTTTATACTACAACTGTAAACACATACGATATAACAAATCAAAACAgcaaaaaattaagttaaataaatattatatatttgttaGTGTAATTGATTGCGATTTAaccaaaaataaaaacaaaaatatcaacaatgatattataaattgttacTGGTACAACATCATTATTAACAcaacatttaaaattcagTTTTACCCAAACATTTcctattttttaattataaatgttatttaattttaataaaataattttttgttgTTTTTTTATTGGATTGTAgttcaatttattttcaactcATTTCTCCGTTATACCATGAATCTTCAACACAATATTATCTTTTTACCCTCAGAACATTATGTCGGAGCTTGAcatttaatgttaatttatatctATTTAGATTcctatttaattttatttaaaataatttattcgtATATATGTGGGCTTAGTTTATCCAGGAAAATCCCTCTAAATGACGTAACatgaatttaatattattaaaaatcaGTTTATGTTGAgaaacaaatataaatatcCTTTATGTGTtagattaatttattattaatgaataaataagGGAGTACTGTGTCAGAGTAATTCTGAAAAATTCCATACTTTAATTTGgtatttaatgttaattttggtATAAAGTTCTGtataatgatttaaattttagtaaaCTTCTTTTTGTATAGTCCTTATTTACGTCTCTAGCTGGGGCAATGTACTGATTCGATTATTAATTAACCTGTTAatgtttttatatatttgtattttcaCACCTAaagagtaaaatataataattttaatatgaAATATAATGGAAGTTTTGGTTTAGTGTATTTTTTCTAGATTTTTCGtcaaaataattgttttctattttatacgtatttattattaaatttccCAGTAATTCATTTCCAacattgtaaataaataatccCCTCTAAATTAgattttttcattaattaaaaatggaCGTAGCCAATGATTACGCCGAAATAACCCCCGAGATTCTAAAGGGAGGTGCCCAGGAGGATCGCGGCGAGACTGCCAGAATGCAGTATTTTATCGGATCTATTGCCGTTGGAGACCTGTTAAAATCTACTTTGGGACCTAAAGGTATGGACAAGTTGCTCCAACCTATGAATCTTGAAGGTCCCGGCGGTGGTATGAATGTAGTAACTAACGACGGAGCGACGATTTTGAAGTCAGTTTGGCTAAATAATCCAGCAGCCAGAGTTTTAGTCGATGTTTCAATGCAGCAAGATGCTCAGTGTGGAGATGGTACCACTGGAGTGGTAGTTTTGGCCTCAGAACTCCTTAGAGCCGCCGAAAAGCTCATAGAACAGAAGATCCATCCACAAACAATTTGTTTGGGTTTCAGAAAGGCACTAAAGGTTGCAAGAGATAGGCTAGATGAGATAAAGTTTTCTAGAATCCTAGATAAGGACAAGTTTGAGTCAGACCTACTTAATATTGCAAGAACCACCCTTTCATCAAAACTACTTCGCGTTGAAAAGGACCACTTTGCAAATTTGGCTGTTAACGCACTCCTGAGGATGCACAGGAATCTGGACAAGGACAGCCAGGACGCTTCATCCCACCTAAATTTATCCTTAATCCAAATTATAAAGAAGCCCGGTGGAACTTTGAAGGATTCATACCTCGAGGACGGATTTGTGCTTGAGAAAAGAATCGGAGTTGGACAGCCAAAGAGAATGACTGATTGCAAAATTTTAGTTGCAAACACACCAATGGATACAGACAAAGTCAAGATTTACGGGGTTAAAGTCAATGTCGACTCATTTGAGGCAGTAAGCGCTCTTGAACAAAGTGAACGTGACAAGATGAAGAAAAAGGTTAACAAAATACTCGCTCACAAATGCAATGTCTTTATTAACAGGCAATTGATTTACAACTACCCAGACCAACTTTTCAAGGAGGCAGGAGTTATGGCCATTGAACACTCAGACTTTGACGGAATGGAAAGACTTGCAGCCTGCTTAGATGCTGAAATAGTTTCAACCTTTGACACTCCAGAAAAGGTTAAACTTGGCAGATGTGACCTTATTGAGGAGGTTATCATTGGAGAGGACAAGCTCATTAGATTCTCAGGATGCTCAAGAGGCGGCGCCTGTACGATAATTTTGAGGGGAGCTTCAACTCACGTACTCGACGAGGCTGAGAGGTCACTACACGACGCTCTTGCAGTTCTAAGCGAGACTCTAAATGATGGCAGGATAGTCTGCGGAGGAGGCTGTGCAGAACTTGAAATGGCACACTACGTAGAAGAGTACGCAAAAACAATAGCTGGAAAGGAAAGCTTAGCAGTTGAGGCTTTTGCCCATGCACTCAGAACACTCCCTGGATACATACTAAGCAATGGAGGATTCGATAGCGCTGATGTACTCTGCAAGCTCAGAGCTGAGCATTCTAAGGGAAACGTTAGTGCAGGTATCGATATCGACAAAGGATCAGTAGGGGACATGATGAAGTTGGGAGTGTTTGAAAGCTACAAATCAAAACTCTCTCAGATTTGTCTCGCAACAGAAGCTGCTGAATCAATTGTAAGAGTGGATGACATAATCAAATGTGAGCCAAGACAACGTAATCCTGGTGTATAAAATCCctcattttaaataatcttcTTTATCTTAATGTAGTAAACTGTATTATATTCTTcttttgtatttttattgtacaaaatattaaggTTCCAGTTAGTATCCCATGGTCAGTTTTAGAAGTCTTCCAACTTCTTATGGCCAAGTTGCTTAGTTTTCCTTCGAGACTCACGTCTGGCCATTTTATACTTCAAAATCTGAAAAAGTATGATtaagataaattataccTGTTCAGGAGTCTTGGTTTCCTCAATTTGTTCAAGAAATGTTAAGTGCCTGGCGGGAGTGTATTcctaaaaaacaaattaaaatataaacaaaCCTCAGCAAGTTTTACAGCTTCACGAATTAACCTAATACAAGcctttttattatcatgTTGATTAGAATAgtctaaaaatttaatgagaATCCAGGAAAAGAACCATCACATTCAACAATAAAGTCACCCTTTTGAGTTATCTTGGCCTTATTAACGATTCTAAAAGTATCAATgctatttaaaataaaaaaataaaagtttaaaataaattgtatgCTACACATCAAAACTTACAGAAACTTTTCTTTCAAATCTTCAGTCAACCAATCAGCAGATTGCACATTGAATCGAATTTGAACTTTAGTTTCAGACTAAACAAAttaagataaaataattaataaattctatgttttaaataaataatttggaaGACCAACCTTATTTACACTCTGGCCTCCAGGGCCGGAAGATCGAGATGTTGTAACCTGTAGTTTTTTAACAGGGATATTTACGCTAAAAAATCTACGGAGATTAATAAACTTTTGGATTTTTTtgaataacattaaaattctaaaaacGTGTCCAGATTTACGGAGATATTGTGATAACGTCAATCGATGTGGTGGATTCATAGACTATATTCCTAAGGTGTTGGATTTATTAAACGTTTTTTATTCTACAATTTAATGTTTCATGTGATAGTATTTCACtaatatttaaacataTAATAAACATTTCAAGATCTTATCGATATTAAAGTTTCTGAAGTTGTTCTCTTCATCTCTTCTTTTTAGTCTTTTTCCTTGTTTTAATTCTGTATACAAGGACCAATATAAGGAATAAAACAATTGATACTACGATAATACTTCTTCCAACGTTTTCAACGTTGACCCTGAAATAGTCATTTGGAGCTAGATTTACACTGTCGAACAAAGGATGCCTTTCCATGACGTCACTAGGAATAACTCCAGGAGCGCTTATAGTCTTTCCTCCGATTACATTTACGACTGGAACATTTGCCAGCGGTGGAGTGTTAGGATCAGCACTTGGCGATGTACCAactgataaattagttggTATTGCTTTAGTATTCAATGAGTTATTTAATTCGTCAACAttggtatttttatctCCTGTAGGAGGTGGCAATGGAGGTGCTTGTTGAGTTACTGCTACAGGCCCTACACCAGGAACCATTTGTACTTGATTAGGTAAATATTGACCTGGCGCCATAGCTCCGGCAGCTATCAATGCTCCTTCAGTTCCCATACCACCTGGTGAACTAACTCCTCCCTGAGGTTGGACATTTTGTTGTACTACAGCATCACCTGCCTGCGCTGGGAACAACCCATTAACATCTATTGGAGTTGGATTGTTGTATACTGCGAATGGACCTGCTTGGACGTGTTTGAGATGGTACCAAGTTCTCCAGAACTTTTCTTTGAGCATATCTTTAAATTCAGGgtttaattgtaaattagaAACCCCTCCCTGATCAATCCACTCATTTCTTCCTTGATCAAGAAGAGACAGACTCCTCATATATTCATTTAGATCATATGTTTTTACCAAACTCCCAGGATCCACTTTTAATTCCTGTCTGGGGGATTCGCTATTCAGAACATTAGCCGTAGTTGTGGTAACTTTCATttcttgtaaaatttatttaatccgattttatacaatttttattgttttaatatttacacaatttgtTGAATCTGATTTGTATTTTCGAAGGTATGAGTTTGTCCATA
Coding sequences within:
- a CDS encoding putative integral membrane protein, yielding MKVTTTTANVLNSESPRQELKVDPGSLVKTYDLNEYMRSLSLLDQGRNEWIDQGGVSNLQLNPEFKDMLKEKFWRTWYHLKHVQAGPFAVYNNPTPIDVNGLFPAQAGDAVVQQNVQPQGGVSSPGGMGTEGALIAAGAMAPGQYLPNQVQMVPGVGPVAVTQQAPPLPPPTGDKNTNVDELNNSLNTKAIPTNLSVGTSPSADPNTPPLANVPVVNVIGGKTISAPGVIPSDVMERHPLFDSVNLAPNDYFRVNVENVGRSIIVVSIVLFLILVLVYRIKTRKKTKKKR
- the ict1 gene encoding RF-1 domain protein; this encodes MNPPHRLTLSQYLRKSGHVFRILMLFKKIQKFINLRRFFSVNIPVKKLQVTTSRSSGPGGQSVNKSETKVQIRFNVQSADWLTEDLKEKFLIVNKAKITQKGDFIVECDDYSNQHDNKKACIRLIREAVKLAEEYTPARHLTFLEQIEETKTPEQILKYKMARRESRRKTKQLGHKKLEDF
- the cct-2 gene encoding T-complex 1 beta subunit protein; the protein is MDVANDYAEITPEILKGGAQEDRGETARMQYFIGSIAVGDLLKSTLGPKGMDKLLQPMNLEGPGGGMNVVTNDGATILKSVWLNNPAARVLVDVSMQQDAQCGDGTTGVVVLASELLRAAEKLIEQKIHPQTICLGFRKALKVARDRLDEIKFSRILDKDKFESDLLNIARTTLSSKLLRVEKDHFANLAVNALLRMHRNLDKDSQDASSHLNLSLIQIIKKPGGTLKDSYLEDGFVLEKRIGVGQPKRMTDCKILVANTPMDTDKVKIYGVKVNVDSFEAVSALEQSERDKMKKKVNKILAHKCNVFINRQLIYNYPDQLFKEAGVMAIEHSDFDGMERLAACLDAEIVSTFDTPEKVKLGRCDLIEEVIIGEDKLIRFSGCSRGGACTIILRGASTHVLDEAERSLHDALAVLSETLNDGRIVCGGGCAELEMAHYVEEYAKTIAGKESLAVEAFAHALRTLPGYILSNGGFDSADVLCKLRAEHSKGNVSAGIDIDKGSVGDMMKLGVFESYKSKLSQICLATEAAESIVRVDDIIKCEPRQRNPGV
- a CDS encoding putative integral membrane protein, whose product is MAYLSKLATFTYKIKDILETVNCCCVCCHKTIFNDIYKESLKDILNNHKKFNPHSQLYMTKIIENYGNHLCLCLVIDHLLLPTIEITTGYFVDIVFDFLYNICRIFDKYSYTTRQIIDISKFILLLIVFIYKIVISIEKRYLCKCDRSTCCKGGNRNSFCTCCSPKKVQCCYCAESKADCNCCCKENNKKCCPERCSNGRNCECCRCCCICFCRSSNDPNYYYFVSLILYLSHFLEEVFTFDNETIRIATEYLSSLISEFDLMDYKKIIKKLDKIRITKLPEKIKMLISTSTDISTLILQNNNHTLILSILSRYQRKLVNGSIKNYYETFALVPNVAIISPNFTLFYQDLSGLTHFIINSNEFSLKTKIFVKRSIGIVSSKYLEAILNRRKSKTQCCQNKNCKFCKIICNSVCLISGEMNIISSQVLSTLTLCIVQKSDKLLKLTKLLFENFNQSIGCNKDLIIYTKNSRISESTHGLLYERDGNFDHINPKYFGYDDVYRPSPQFGSGYFKFVISRVFTVIVLVVLFIFIRTRFDRFVNTDIFGRYLIKVDSNIGRLREVLHNRLSHSVRNISRMGSLDDLLGDMSEGDVGHNLVFHHPERYQDVIDNMGMADMGHYDAMSDIDTLSDTFTDTSFDGTTKAVQESRRRKVGFYILIIVFSLLSALYLNFVVRDLSVMLQLDHTTWSYFISITVLMGMIISLVVKYCVHLYDFVYVLENYSNKLTKIESFVDDSFGGVTGNLTYTSKFVLLFQLMRSMKTDLVSLFSMNYPYQIPAHSLMKNKVYPYKDMTGGMERMMTCENIECIRRMVLDSIGTPESMDLQNVLDFVSYVTVRNTAEFDQYRGYFSGNERYLAWRLGKLLGHNFFLLTYGRYSCMLEMDHRIRKLRIPSAQFLNCQFLWQLFGNYESDLISLKCLGVDSIGIPLTHVQKDVLKNKFADEYLDAFKKYQDFLIRKLHIKASKCYDSPSCYFPYPELINGTLDRDKVTRLTREYFGDSSRRLSLSLPTTNCDVTKKVVNGKGAESPGVSVTQFCDHWLYMRLGCCETEDCEKGVRFAHDLIMSKLNGDSDVFESIKDTVASLKLSILNTEETYETPEDIHVPVKSSEHRSLKDYTYKLNEFRYQTTDTYQDTVLDYLNRYMIETMTNREKIMVPLGIFLTWYGIPVCEQHLRNMGKFQYLI